A window from Citrus sinensis cultivar Valencia sweet orange chromosome 3, DVS_A1.0, whole genome shotgun sequence encodes these proteins:
- the LOC127901212 gene encoding uncharacterized protein LOC127901212, producing the protein MRQDRTLNVNFGANCEEEFTPIRKLHDKAVTSGTIRIVGRSDEEELEQSPKRLCRDQTSTHFELNSTVQESVEVKILDLTTDGDDDVFDQLPLHITSTNFR; encoded by the exons ATGAGACAGGATCGCACTCTGAATGTAAATTTTGGTGCCAACTGTGAAGAAGAATTCACTCCAATTAGGAAGCTGCATGATAAGGCCGTCACAAGTGGAACTATTAGAATTGTTGGCAGATCTGATGAAGAGGAATTGGAACAGAGTCCCAAGAGACTTTGCAGAGATCAAACCAGCACTC ATTTTGAATTGAACTCTACTGTGCAAGAAAGTGTAGAGGTAAAAATCCTGGATCTTACAACTGATGGAGATGATGATGTTTTTGACCAATTACCCCTACATATTACTTCGACAAATTTCAGATGA